A window of Campylobacter pinnipediorum subsp. pinnipediorum contains these coding sequences:
- a CDS encoding BspA family leucine-rich repeat surface protein — MISMYELKLGNETLEALKFLLSQVDELETAITNINLEEVKSISATIQSNKNAIESAKAEIWRIKTALNDDKLDFDSKYVIFKEFSATIEPLKTLLNSIKKDVEQNAEQVATNTKLSTQNKEEIKQKYNEIQELARDVKADYEKSKENLTNSNFVKDEVIQKDNELREFVETKNNEIIAYTDKKKEDFNQYMEDKNEELEAWIEQKFGNVDTTKQEIISAKEQVRSDKEKTHAFKEQVEQKAKELISLESALSTLKEQIQETIKTGSINDDTLSSTQSYSSNKVEQDFLKKETAEQTYLKKTDTIDAYTKTQTDKTFVKTTNVYTKEESDGKYASSSVLTDYLTTENANKTYASKSELNNKLDVDTYNNEKNDFATKSDISSVKSAIPNVSEFITQNTADSRYIRSENANYTTVTDNLASSSPKEALSANQGKVLKELIDKKIDKTSAEFLYLKKAGQTAFDKREQTSLSVDLRQSNNFVINPNTKETLSLNNGIVGQTGIVVVIDSSKISGFGSMCKFKVAPKELYGYDLFIYFVVSPTDVKMAHMTVGSSNSVESKVQRFQGTYFPLTHTTKDPVYPKYVERGGATYTFKPNDGLYFSKPPVSFKFLLKNDPSANNSLYFNDPDINFWSMSQIDNTADMFHGCKNFNQNLNNFNIENVKDANSMFWDCHKFNQPLAHFKTKKASDLSFMLYNCKNFNQNIANLDVTNVTNYKFFAQGSGLAKANAPLKFRNKTANTTW, encoded by the coding sequence ATGATAAGTATGTATGAACTAAAGCTTGGTAATGAAACACTAGAAGCTTTAAAATTTTTATTATCACAAGTTGATGAGCTAGAAACAGCTATAACAAATATAAACTTAGAAGAAGTAAAAAGCATAAGTGCTACGATACAATCAAACAAAAATGCCATAGAAAGTGCAAAGGCTGAGATATGGCGAATAAAAACAGCACTTAATGATGATAAGCTGGATTTTGATAGTAAGTATGTAATTTTTAAAGAGTTTTCGGCGACAATAGAGCCTTTAAAGACCCTGCTTAACTCTATAAAAAAAGATGTAGAACAAAATGCGGAGCAAGTAGCTACAAATACCAAGCTAAGCACTCAAAACAAAGAAGAGATAAAACAAAAATACAATGAGATACAAGAACTTGCAAGAGATGTTAAGGCTGATTATGAAAAATCAAAAGAAAACTTAACAAACTCAAACTTTGTAAAAGATGAAGTAATACAAAAAGACAATGAGCTAAGAGAGTTTGTAGAAACTAAAAACAATGAGATTATTGCATATACTGATAAGAAGAAAGAGGACTTTAATCAGTATATGGAGGATAAAAACGAAGAGTTGGAAGCTTGGATAGAGCAAAAATTTGGTAATGTCGATACAACAAAGCAAGAGATAATAAGTGCAAAAGAGCAAGTAAGAAGTGATAAGGAAAAGACACATGCTTTCAAAGAACAAGTAGAGCAAAAAGCAAAAGAACTTATATCTTTAGAGTCCGCACTCAGCACACTTAAAGAGCAGATACAAGAAACAATAAAAACCGGCTCAATAAATGATGACACCTTAAGCAGTACACAATCTTATTCAAGTAATAAGGTAGAACAAGACTTTTTAAAAAAAGAAACAGCAGAGCAAACTTATCTTAAAAAAACAGATACAATAGATGCATACACAAAAACACAAACAGATAAAACTTTTGTCAAAACAACAAATGTCTATACAAAAGAAGAAAGTGATGGTAAATATGCATCAAGTTCAGTACTAACTGACTACTTAACTACTGAGAATGCAAATAAAACTTATGCCTCAAAGAGTGAGTTAAATAACAAACTAGATGTAGATACATATAATAATGAAAAAAATGATTTTGCTACAAAGAGTGATATAAGTTCTGTAAAAAGTGCCATACCAAATGTTTCAGAGTTTATTACTCAAAACACCGCCGATAGTAGGTATATTCGTTCAGAAAACGCAAACTATACAACAGTAACAGATAATCTTGCTAGTTCATCGCCAAAGGAAGCCCTTAGTGCCAATCAAGGTAAAGTCCTTAAAGAGTTGATAGATAAAAAAATAGACAAAACTTCAGCTGAATTTTTATATTTAAAAAAAGCAGGACAGACTGCTTTTGATAAAAGGGAACAAACAAGTTTAAGTGTTGATTTAAGACAAAGTAACAATTTTGTTATAAACCCAAATACAAAAGAAACACTGTCTTTAAACAATGGGATAGTTGGACAAACTGGGATAGTAGTAGTTATAGATAGCTCTAAAATATCAGGATTTGGCAGTATGTGTAAGTTCAAAGTAGCACCAAAGGAATTATACGGATATGACCTTTTTATTTATTTTGTTGTTAGCCCTACTGATGTTAAGATGGCTCATATGACAGTTGGTAGTAGTAATAGTGTTGAATCTAAAGTCCAAAGATTCCAGGGTACATATTTCCCACTGACACATACTACTAAAGACCCAGTATACCCAAAATACGTAGAGCGAGGGGGAGCTACTTATACATTTAAACCTAATGATGGTTTATACTTCTCAAAACCACCAGTATCGTTTAAATTTCTATTAAAAAATGACCCTAGTGCAAATAACAGTCTGTATTTTAATGACCCTGATATTAATTTTTGGTCTATGTCTCAAATTGACAACACAGCTGATATGTTCCATGGTTGTAAAAACTTTAATCAGAATTTAAACAACTTCAATATAGAAAATGTTAAGGATGCAAATAGTATGTTTTGGGACTGTCATAAGTTTAATCAACCTTTGGCACACTTTAAAACAAAAAAGGCTTCTGATTTATCTTTCATGTTATATAACTGCAAGAATTTCAATCAGAATATAGCTAACTTAGATGTTACTAATGTTACTAATTACAAGTTCTTTGCTCAAGGTTCAGGATTGGCTAAGGCTAATGCTCCACTTAAGTTTAGAAACAAGACAGCTAACACAACTTGGTAA
- a CDS encoding SU10 major capsid protein: protein MAITSTGFQSPATARVGLVPSVYDKIMIVGADETPLLAKLGKSKVTGITHSWLIDHLADPKKNAQKEISDFDETMKSTKQQQTNAVQIFKTEVAVSRTMQAVKTYGGKELENETGKRAKEHKLDMEYALFGLGRNSDVKTSVFKEPTLRTDDAAGEMAGIFHYIAKGEKNFSGGRRGNVFAFDSTQNWTGAKTVLTEEELNQILQSIWDKGATPKDVFIGANLKRAINKMATRQFGNEKKLNTMVTSLETDFGVVNFRLHRFLSAKYELDDVLIAGDFSFMKMGLLIPTEITDVTTSKTAKQKRFYTEGCLEVRNADAFAIGVGLKS, encoded by the coding sequence ATGGCAATAACTTCAACAGGCTTTCAAAGCCCAGCAACCGCCCGTGTAGGGCTTGTCCCATCAGTCTATGACAAGATAATGATTGTCGGTGCTGATGAGACACCACTTTTAGCAAAACTAGGTAAGTCAAAGGTAACTGGCATAACTCATAGCTGGCTAATAGACCACTTAGCAGACCCAAAAAAGAATGCTCAAAAAGAGATAAGCGACTTTGATGAGACCATGAAAAGCACAAAGCAACAACAGACAAATGCGGTGCAAATCTTTAAAACAGAGGTAGCGGTATCAAGAACAATGCAAGCTGTAAAGACTTATGGCGGTAAAGAGCTTGAGAATGAAACAGGTAAAAGAGCAAAAGAGCATAAGCTGGATATGGAGTATGCACTTTTTGGACTTGGTAGAAACTCCGATGTAAAAACAAGTGTGTTTAAAGAACCAACTTTAAGAACAGATGATGCGGCGGGTGAGATGGCGGGGATATTTCACTACATAGCAAAAGGTGAAAAGAACTTTTCAGGTGGTCGCCGTGGTAATGTCTTTGCTTTTGATAGCACACAAAACTGGACTGGTGCTAAGACAGTCTTAACAGAAGAAGAGCTTAACCAAATACTTCAAAGCATTTGGGACAAAGGAGCAACTCCAAAGGATGTATTTATAGGTGCAAACCTAAAAAGAGCTATAAATAAAATGGCTACAAGACAGTTTGGAAATGAGAAAAAACTAAACACTATGGTAACATCTTTAGAGACTGATTTTGGTGTTGTAAACTTTAGACTTCATAGGTTTTTAAGTGCAAAATATGAGCTTGATGATGTGCTTATCGCTGGGGATTTTTCATTTATGAAAATGGGCTTACTAATCCCAACAGAGATAACAGATGTAACAACTTCAAAGACTGCTAAACAAAAGAGATTTTATACTGAAGGTTGTTTGGAAGTCCGAAATGCTGATGCATTTGCAATAGGTGTAGGACTTAAATCTTAA
- a CDS encoding tetratricopeptide repeat protein, with product MKKILCALVLFSSLAFSSDFENYKISCESGNGADCSKLAYLYYYGNGVIRSLSKAKEYTSKACDLGDGEGCNNLADLYYNGDGVEQSYAKAAEYTAKACYLDYGAACSNMSYYYERGQGVEFSYKKAAEYAVKGCDLNDSIGCYNLGVSTLEKMGLSPTRAKAQKYINKAKPYFKKACDLGYKKGCEKLRELKELII from the coding sequence ATGAAAAAAATTTTATGTGCTTTAGTGTTGTTTTCTAGCTTGGCATTTTCTTCTGATTTTGAAAACTATAAAATATCTTGTGAATCAGGTAATGGTGCTGATTGCTCAAAGCTAGCATATTTATACTACTATGGTAATGGTGTTATCAGGTCTTTGTCAAAAGCTAAAGAATATACTAGTAAAGCTTGCGATTTGGGAGATGGCGAAGGTTGTAATAATTTAGCTGATTTATATTATAATGGTGATGGTGTAGAACAATCTTATGCTAAAGCGGCAGAATATACAGCTAAAGCTTGTTATTTAGATTACGGTGCAGCTTGCTCTAATATGTCATATTATTATGAACGTGGACAAGGTGTTGAATTTTCATATAAAAAAGCGGCTGAATATGCAGTTAAAGGTTGTGATTTAAATGATAGTATAGGTTGTTATAATTTAGGAGTTTCCACTTTAGAGAAAATGGGTCTTAGCCCTACTCGTGCAAAAGCTCAAAAATACATAAACAAAGCAAAGCCATATTTTAAAAAAGCTTGTGATTTAGGCTATAAAAAAGGATGCGAAAAACTTCGTGAATTAAAAGAGCTTATTATATAA